GCAATCGCGTGTGCGAGTTTCGGCTCAAAGGCTGGGGCTTTGGGCCTTGGATACACGcctttaacatttaaaaataagttggAGTTTGCTTTATTAGACTGTGGACGAACTTTGATCAGGAAAAGCTCTTCTCTTCGGGAGCTCGGCGTTCCGCTCTCCGAATTCTCGAGCATAAATTTCATCCATTTTTTGCTCGCAAAATGTCATTGAGTAGGTTTTCTTCGCGGATGCCGATCTTATGTTTTGAGGGCCGTTCAATCTCAGTACGCTAGGAGAGGCTTCTGGGGAGGATCTTTGAACTGTCATTGCTAGAAGGAAGTCAGCAAAATGCGGCGTGTTGAACTGTGTGCAAGCTGCATATCTGAAAACATAAAACATGACTTACCGGCTTCTGGAACCACCTCATGGCGATTAAAATCTATTAAAGCTGCCACTTTCCCTGGATCCACATTTACTTTAAGCTTCTGAGAGTTACAAAGCTTAGATCCAGACAAACTCATCGCTTGCAGCTTATGACTCACTAAAACACAGCTCCGTGAATTTCTACTTAATTAGCAATTGGTCATGAATGTAAATACCTGCAGAAACACAATTCTGCTGCTCCGAATTCCATTGAGGGGTTAACAGAGTATCTTCACTATTTACTTCCTTTGCCTCCTCCGGAGGCTCTTCCTTGACAAAATGCATGAAGCGACATTGTACTATAATCGAATTCTCGATTTCCCCAGGGCTGGCCGATTCTGTAAGGCCGGGACCGATTGCGTCTTGATCTTGCTCTTCGACAATGTCCACAGACATTTGCCGACCGAAACTATTGTAGAAATCTTGGCAGGAAAGAGGCTCCTTTGATTTGACTCTTCTGGTACTTTCCTGCTGGACTGCAACATTTTTCCGGTCACAAGAGTGCCGATAGAGTTTTGCACGCGCAGAATTTCCAGATAATCTTGGATCGCGCAAGCTTACGGGGTTTTCACAATTGATTTCCATGGATGATAAAGGAGGTATTGAAGAGGTTACTAGTGAAGAGGTGTTGGTAGTGAAAGACATGGAGTCAAAGTCACATGAACCGTTTCTTATAAATTGCTTGCATTTACTGAAGTAGCGTTGCACCTCTTTTCTATCTAAGGTTTCGTATGGTAAAGGAATAGTGCTATGAGATGGCTCACTGTTCCTTCTACCATCATCTGCAAGGAGTTCTGTAGCATTTTGTTCCACCTTGACTATACCTCTAGATCTCAAACCCTTTTGTGTCAATATTTCCTTGCCTGGCAAGGACTCTTCAGAGGTCTGAAGGTCCTTTTCTACACAATTAACACTTTCGTTCTTTGAATCTGCATGAGAAAGAATACTATCTTGGTCTGATATATGCCTTGTATCAAAATCATTCTCCTTTCCTAGCTTGAAACGATCTTTTCGGGATGGTTGTGAAATTCCAGGAATGACCAAATCTTTCCGGGGTAGGCTTACAATCAACCCCCTCCCTTGATTTACCTGGCTACTTGATACTGCACCTGCTTCTGCAGCAATAAAATCTTCTTCAGGAATCTGCCCCTCACAAGCAACTTCCTCACTTCTAGACTTTTCTCTATTCCCGCTTCTAGTATCGATAAGTTCAATAGGTGGTTTCGAATAGTCTCTAATAGAATATCTAGAAGTAGATACCACGTCAGAACTTTCGGATCCTTTGCGCGGCTTTCCTTTTCCTCTATTCAGTGGATATTTCTCGGCAGGAATCTCAGATGTAGAAGATTCAGTTAAAATAACGGGTTTCGATCGGGAAGATGCTTTCTTAGAcctttttcttccttttttcatCTTTGATACAATACTACTTGATTTTCCAGAACATGCCGATTCAAGCACCTCATTATTATATGTCAATGAAACTCTTTCTTCAGGCGCACGCTTTGCTTCACGTTCAGTCATCTGTGAGAGTTCCTGCGTAACTTCACAAACGTTCCACAATTTACGAGGTCGCGCAGAAGTATCCAAAtgtaaatttgagaaattacTTGTACTCGATAAAGCCAAATCTTGATCTAATGGCGAAGGAGATCTTTTAGTCTCAGAAAGTCCTAAAGCAGCGCGGCTTTGAGCTGAATGTGGTTTTGAGGAATTGCATGTAATTAAATCCTGCTCTTGACTACTGAAACTCTCAGCAGGTCGGGATAAAGCTATTTGTTGAAGCGCATAAGGTGGTTCTCTTAAAGAATTACTGTTAGACACAGCTAGATCTTGTTCTAATAGTCCATCTTTAAATCTCGGTTTAGATCGATCATGGACATTAACAGATCTACTATTATGCATCCTCTGAGCTAGAAGCTCTTGCATTCTAGAAAGTGGGTCTCTTAAGGAATCACTGGTAGACACAGCTGTCTCCGCCGATGTAACTGTTTCCTCCACTGCCTCAATGGTTTTGCACGTGGAAATATGAGGAGAATCTTTCCTCAAAGCATCATCAGAACTAGAAATCATTTCGTCCACCAAAAATCGGCTgacatgcatttttttaatgttataagAAGCTCGAGTCTCTGTAGATTCGCTTATCCGCCTTTCCTCGTTTGAACCAACATTTTTCGTAGAAGAATCGCTCATGCTTTTTCCACCGTCTGTTTGTTCGATTTTCTTGAAAGAATTTGTCTCCtctgaagaaatatttccGATCTCTATTTTTTCCTCCATCGCCGATATTCTGCCCCCCATCAATTCTTTATGTTCCCCACATTTCGACTTCGTATGCATAAAACTAGAATCAGGAATTCGTTGTAGCACTCTTCTCATCTTGCCGGATACCCCTAAAACACTTCTCTCAGATCTATCTAATACTCTTGCGTTTGCCCAATGTATTGGTCGCTTTTCGAGCTGTCCTTTGCTTTCTGTCAATTCAGCAGCCTCGGAGCTGTCTGCCTCAAGGAAGTAAACTCTCGGAGAGATGCGCATGCGACTATATTTGAATGTAATTGCGCGCGCAGCCCTCCGAGATATTTCCCTGCGAGAATACTTTCGTACAGGCCTAGAAAACCTCCTTTCTTGTCGGGTTCTTTCCCAATGTCTCCACCCACATGGGCTACGAGGTAACTGTTGACCTGGCAACATTTCCCTTAAATGTCTTCGCATAGTCTCAAATCGTCGAAGTTTTGCTAAATCTCCGTTTTTGCTTACGGTTTCAGATGATGAATCTTCCAGCAAACGAACTTGATGCAGTTCAGTTTCCTGTGAAGTTTCCAACCGTACAGGAGATAATCCAGGGGATTTAGCAGATGTCATTTCGATTGATCGACGCCGCATTATACCGACTTTATTTGATACTCTATCTGGTCTTTTTGGTGAATGAACTGGTTGAttcaaaaaccttttttctGGTGTAGAAATAGGTTTTGATTCAGTTGACACTCTACATTCTGCAGGAGAGGCCAATTTATTCAACATTTTATCTTCTGATGTATCAGTTCTTTTGCACTCAGTTGTTTCCAATGAGTAACCTTTTTCTGACTGATATAATATTGGATTTGCTGTCGAATAAGTTTGTGCCGATTCAACTAACATTCCGTCGTCTGGTGAACGAGTTTGCGTTGTTTCAATATCTACTGGAACACAACATTTTGGTCGATGAACGAGTTTATGACATCGATGTGCCCACATTGATGAACAAGGTCGCTGTGATACTGAATCTGCCGGCGAATGAAAGTGTGCTACTTTAACTAACATTGCATCTTCTAGCGAACGAGTTCTGACTGGTTCCAGCGAGACTGAATCTGCTGAACGAGATTTTACTAGTTCAGCTGAATGGGTTTTTCCTAGTTTTGTAGAAATGCCGATTGAGTCAGTAGGAGCTAGTTCTCCTACCGACCCAACCGGCATTTCTACAATCCCAGGGTTCGATTGAATTACTCCTTCAGATCTATAAATTCCctcaaatgaaattattgCTCCCATTGGCCTCGACAAAGCCTCCTCCGTTGCTACTGACTGCCTCCCCTGAATTTCGGCCTCACTGGACGTGTCTACTGTCATGCTCAATGGTTCCCTTGCCtcagttttttcaataaataccACTCCATCTCTCTCGAATTGCGGGGCTTGCTTGACTCCAACAGAAACTTCCATTGGTTCTATTGGAAAGACAAATGGTTCTATTTGTTGATAAGGAATTGCTTCAATTATCACACTCGGCGGTCTAGGAATCCTTTCTAAAATGGACACGTCCATTTTTTTGACGTTTGCCTTGGCATCCTCCTGTGGATCGCGTActggaattaaaatttctaaacagATAAATTCGATGAAAGCTTCTGCACTCTGAGGGAACATGTCATCTGTTTCATCTTGAAGAAGCGATTCTTCATCTGAGTAAACGCTGCTTATTAATTGAAAGGGCGCCGATAAATTACAAACTGGTTGAGAGGACGTGAGTGGATGCGTTATGCTAGGAAAGTAGACCGATAAAGACGACGTCGATGGATCAGGCTCTGATAACCCTCTCAATCGAGTCGGTGAAAACAGAAATTCAGCGTCTGCCGATTGTCCCTCCATCATCAAGTCGGTTATCGGAGGATTAGGGAGCATCTTGCCTTTGCACAAATGAGGTTTTCCCGGGATGAACTTGCCCTTCCGCAGACGCCTCTGTTTCGGCGATTCCACATAGGAGATCtgtaaatgaattaaaatacGAGGACTACGGACAAACTTACATAACCCACtgtttttttgtgtaaaaacaGAACATGGGCGGAGTGAGAAaggattttcaatttaaaactacAGCTATAACGgtcttaatttttcattctcaggcattaattttgatttccgAGAAACTCGTCACGCCactgttaaaaatgttaattcgtAGCATGAAAAGCTTTATTAAGATCCaatcattttaaacatttctaatAATATATATGTCTAAAGTGTCAACTATCGCTTTCATCTACATCACATGTCTCTTATTTTGTCATTATTGAAATCGAcggtcaaattcaaaaatatccaGACAAATTCAATATGACTTGCTCATTTTGGCCAAATATTTCTGAGGTAACTTACCGATCGTATAACTGTCATCCTACTTTACTTGAGAGTGAATATCCGTCCCCCCACATATATTTCAGAAAGCGTTTCTTACCAGTTCTGAATAGTACTCAGCAGTTGAACCCTGAAGCTTCGGGGAAACAGTGCGAGTTATCTGTTCAGATTCGGGGTTGTCCTGGTTTGAAGTCATTTGCTCTCCACACCTCACCGGTCGATTGAAATACCCAAATTTCTTCGCTTCGTTTCTCCTTATCCTGTAGGGGTTAAATCGAATAAGTTATAAAGCAATTTCCAAGTATTCTATAGATTCTTGTCAGGGTTATTTCCTATTCTATTAtatacaaaaacaaacaacaatatGTCCTAGATAAAAATCCACACAAAATGACATCATgggcaattattattttccaaacttgTCTCGTCCCTCACCTATGGTAGTCTCGTACCATGGCTGGGGTGTCACCACCCCACGCAATCCCTCTTCTTCTCCTTGCGCTGCGATTTGCCAATATTTCGCCGATGCTTCTGAAGCGTCTTCCCAACGTCCTAATTGTACCGAAgcgtttttggaattttttgaaatactcGCAAGTCACGCTGTGATCACCATCATAGTTTAACCATTTTTGCATTAAGACGTATAATCTGAGAAGAAGCATTTCGTCGTTGAGCGGATCAAGTAAATAGTTTTCCTCGAACATGTAACTGCAGTAAAAAAGAGATTTCCTTGAGATATTTTCTAATGCcgaatattttaatgattaaaaCATCACTCACGTAAATATGTGTCTCCAAAACATAGCCATTAACGAGGGAGGGGGATCTTTATCTTCGTTTCCATCTTGCCattcgtctcctttttgctCTTTAGCTCTAAAATCTACCGGAGCGTCATACAATAAATGGGCCATCATGTCAAATCGAAagtgaaaacattttatgatGGGAAACAAGATCAGGGCGGCTAGAACTTTCGAATTAAACTGCAAATAAGtacttcaaaataaagaaaatgaaggAATCTCTCATTCAATGCTTACGTTCGCCTTCCTGTTAGTCTCATTCACCATCAAATGATTTGCAAAGGTTAGTAGAGCTAGGAATAGCTTGCTCATTGCCTCATAAAAGTCAAGTACTTTGCTGTGGTGTTCCATACCCATGTATGGTAAAACAAATGCGATTTGCTGAATCAGCTTAAATATGTAGAACATTACGTGCATCGACCCTCCTTCCTCAGGAAACTTTGATGAGCTGAGAGGATCATTAGCGCGGTACATGTGCGTGGTCATCAAACTAACAGAGGGAAGAGTAAGGTCTTCAGCAACGTTTTAAACTAAGTAACTGTCTGCTTTACCTAGTCATTGCCTCAATGTCcctaataaaattatctatgTTTCTGGTCGGGCAGACAATTCTGATGAACAGGATTCTGAGTCGTCGAACTACTTCTAAAAAGCTGGCCTCTGCACTCAAAGCTGGAAGTTAAAAGGTTAGCTTGCATGAGCTGTAATTGATCAATCACTGGGGgccaaaataaaaagttttgataCAGCAAGCGGCCTCAATCAATTCAATAGAACGATTCTTATTTGACCACCTAATGTTCAAAAACCCCACATAAaccttaataataattacttactTCGATCAAAATTCTTCGCATTTGCATCATCTGCTTCAGTTAGGTCTGCTGGTAAAGGTGGAACTTGTTCGGAAAACGGCCTAAATGAAATGTGTGGCAAAGGACACTTAGGACAATTACACACAGGTTTTCGTCCACAAACGCTCCACTGATGGTCCCAGTACATCCATTTCGATGGACTGTCCTGGAAAAACCCGCTCGACGTGCTGGGAATCTGGTCATCCACATTCTTAAATAATGTACTGGGCGTCTGATTATGCATACACACACTCGGCATGTGTGTTTGTTTTTGCTTGGGGGCTGTGCCCTGAATTGATGCCAATAGTTCAGCATCATCTAGTAGTGGCTTCGAATGACTAAATAAGTTATCCACTTTAACATTGTACATTATTTTCTTCATAGAGGGTTTTTGTGGTATTGACGCTCTGTATGGATCATATTGATAACAACCAACTGGGGGGATCCAATTCACAGAAGGAGGAGGATACGAGTACATCATTCCCTTTTGCTCAGGGGCCACCACCATACCATAATTTGGCTGTAGATATTGTACACATGGATGTTGCTGGTATTGATTAGGTGGAGGAGGTGGTTCTATTGGAGAGGCCGGTGGAGGTTGCATTGATTGAGTTGGTGAAGGTTGCATGAGTTGGATTGGTGGAGATTGCATTAGCTGAGTTGGTGGTGGTTGCAGGAATTGAATTGGTGGGGGCTGCATGGGTTGAGTTGGTGGAGGTTGCATGGATTGACTTAAAGGAGGTTTTGTGGGTTGAGTGGATGGGGGTTGCATAGGAATTGGGCGCCGTTGCCTTGGTGGCATTGGTGGGGGTTGCTTAAGAGGAGCAGGTGGCAGTTGTTGCATTGACGGGGTTGGTTGAGGCTGCATAGGCTCTTCATCATCACTGTTGATCATAATAAGCTCCTCAACCATTTGACCTTGTTTTGTCACAATGACTTCGTTTTGTATAGATTGATCCTGCCTATAAGGCGTTGGCCCATACCCAGTAGAAGTGTGGCCAGAATATGTATATGTAGGCAATGAATACCCAGATACTACTTGTCCATAGGGCACATACCCCACATATGGTATCATTGGATACATTACATGTCCATAGCCTGGTGGAGCATATCTGGGTAAACTCCTACTCCTTAGATCCCTGAGATTATCTTGTTCAGATTCAGGACCATTTCTGGACAAACTTCTACTTCTTAGATCTCTAAGATTGTCTGGATCAAGATCACCATGGCGCCTATAATGGTCCAAACGTCTTATTTGTGGATGTGCTCCAGCAAATGCAACTTCAAGTTGCTGATCAGGTTGGGAGAGCTGAACGGGCGGCATTCCACTTGCCCACACATTAGGAAGTTGAACATCCCTTTTTTGATGCCTTCCACTGTGATTGTATTCCCTTTCTTGAGATCGCCCTTGATATTCTCGATATGGAGGTCTATGCTTGAGTTGTGGGTTCTGCTGTTGATCTCTTCTGTTGTATTGGCTTGGAGCGCGTCTTCCATATTGGTCTCCACGGTCATCAGGACGTCGACCACCAAACCAATTAATG
The Euwallacea fornicatus isolate EFF26 chromosome 37, ASM4011564v1, whole genome shotgun sequence genome window above contains:
- the LOC136349334 gene encoding uncharacterized protein isoform X5; translation: MTVIRSISYVESPKQRRLRKGKFIPGKPHLCKGKMLPNPPITDLMMEGQSADAEFLFSPTRLRGLSEPDPSTSSLSVYFPSITHPLTSSQPVCNLSAPFQLISSVYSDEESLLQDETDDMFPQSAEAFIEFICLEILIPVRDPQEDAKANVKKMDVSILERIPRPPSVIIEAIPYQQIEPFVFPIEPMEVSVGVKQAPQFERDGVVFIEKTEAREPLSMTVDTSSEAEIQGRQSVATEEALSRPMGAIISFEGIYRSEGVIQSNPGIVEMPVGSVGELAPTDSIGISTKLGKTHSAELVKSRSADSVSLEPVRTRSLEDAMLVKVAHFHSPADSVSQRPCSSMWAHRCHKLVHRPKCCVPVDIETTQTRSPDDGMLVESAQTYSTANPILYQSEKGYSLETTECKRTDTSEDKMLNKLASPAECRVSTESKPISTPEKRFLNQPVHSPKRPDRVSNKVGIMRRRSIEMTSAKSPGLSPVRLETSQETELHQVRLLEDSSSETVSKNGDLAKLRRFETMRRHLREMLPGQQLPRSPCGWRHWERTRQERRFSRPVRKYSRREISRRAARAITFKYSRMRISPRVYFLEADSSEAAELTESKGQLEKRPIHWANARVLDRSERSVLGVSGKMRRVLQRIPDSSFMHTKSKCGEHKELMGGRISAMEEKIEIGNISSEETNSFKKIEQTDGGKSMSDSSTKNVGSNEERRISESTETRASYNIKKMHVSRFLVDEMISSSDDALRKDSPHISTCKTIEAVEETVTSAETAVSTSDSLRDPLSRMQELLAQRMHNSRSVNVHDRSKPRFKDGLLEQDLAVSNSNSLREPPYALQQIALSRPAESFSSQEQDLITCNSSKPHSAQSRAALGLSETKRSPSPLDQDLALSSTSNFSNLHLDTSARPRKLWNVCEVTQELSQMTEREAKRAPEERVSLTYNNEVLESACSGKSSSIVSKMKKGRKRSKKASSRSKPVILTESSTSEIPAEKYPLNRGKGKPRKGSESSDVVSTSRYSIRDYSKPPIELIDTRSGNREKSRSEEVACEGQIPEEDFIAAEAGAVSSSQVNQGRGLIVSLPRKDLVIPGISQPSRKDRFKLGKENDFDTRHISDQDSILSHADSKNESVNCVEKDLQTSEESLPGKEILTQKGLRSRGIVKVEQNATELLADDGRRNSEPSHSTIPLPYETLDRKEVQRYFSKCKQFIRNGSCDFDSMSFTTNTSSLVTSSIPPLSSMEINCENPVSLRDPRLSGNSARAKLYRHSCDRKNVAVQQESTRRVKSKEPLSCQDFYNSFGRQMSVDIVEEQDQDAIGPGLTESASPGEIENSIIVQCRFMHFVKEEPPEEAKEVNSEDTLLTPQWNSEQQNCVSAVSHKLQAMSLSGSKLCNSQKLKVNVDPGKVAALIDFNRHEVVPEAAMTVQRSSPEASPSVLRLNGPQNIRSASAKKTYSMTFCEQKMDEIYAREFGERNAELPKRRAFPDQSVYPRPKAPAFEPKLAHAIADMGDHFQEPRNLWAKSKCGTINVKSDTQLQQDAHLATGLKRPKSDNSNEVSNGRIESFRQPEPASRNSNLGKLVGEALHQPQSLDYSFNNLSGQLPVSSKIHLSNVEIAREEDTDKEEKVSRSEEARPLEEDYQGYLRVSRSYVQECQQHVPTGTTVANKDNPFVSAYPDESRSPFTKNCGTTSYLNQEVSLFELSVTAPAQREERSVANGELQRRLLGPAMTQLPPKKRKLLDSPINRVSENTMKKFDDSKVAQEHLRDHEIAVLDKKELLDEIEMERIREAYEREKKKLEEAEKSMNYPSKKQMSIADLSPPPLPPFRTLAERKVYPETSNTPPMWAALEERSVYHKNDSSEMWAATALGDRKGVVYQWLGTPEVSDKRVYPDQKTQAWKMPEERIFPEIADLHHPPEIWTETLNERKVYPEALVNSNPGDTALTERKVFTAEWPQGTEKKIYPENDPPEMWGQEGTKPFSHQEPRGILTDTNPQMYNHEPLIYTDDRGGVVTVINSNVLNLYFREGPGNYARCGGAQPYVLQPQYRDLSPNHEQPRVSVTVKTTLPSQQSGQSWGGPRKTEVLCSRGVKRSVKDESGDDSSVKRMRERHRKHV